From the genome of Thermus albus:
TTTCCCAGGCGCATTTTATGCGGGGAAGATGGCGCTTTTTACGAGCACCCGCCGGGAAAGCTCGCCCCTTTAGGGGTGGGACGTTCATTTGGGGTAGGGGCCCCAGAGAGGGCAGTTGCCTTCAAGATACGGGCCTTGCCCGTGACCAAGATACGGGCCTTGCCCGTGACCAAGATACGGGCCTTGCCCGTGACCGATGAAGGGGGAAGCCCGCTCCTTTAGGGGTGGGAGGAGGTCACACTAGAGGAGGCCTTCAGCCTTAAGGTAAGGCCGAGCGTAGAAGAGGGTAAGGGCGGTGGAGGCGTCCTGGATCTCCCCGGCCTCCAGAAGGCGGTAGATGTCCGGAAGGGGGAGTTCCACGGTTTCCAGGAGCTCCCCATCCTCCAGGGCCGGCCTGGCCACCACCTCCGCCTGCAGGGCCAAAAAGGGGTGGAAGACCACGGCGGTAAAGGAGGGTTGGGGGTGGAAGGGAGGGAGGGAGAGGAAGCGCTTGGCCGCGGCCCCCACTTCCTCCAAAAGCTCCCGCCGGGCGGCCTCGAGGGGGGTTTCCCCAGGGTCCACCTTGCCCGCAGGGATTTCCAACAGGAACTTGCCCGTGGGGTGACGGTACTGGCGGATGAGGAGGGCGGTGGCCCTATCGGTCACGGGCAGGACGAAGCTGGCCGCCACCGGCCCCGGGCGGTAGATGTAGGTGAGTTCCTT
Proteins encoded in this window:
- a CDS encoding NUDIX hydrolase, whose protein sequence is MNPWKRIELEEILTEPVRLVRERVRTHTGKELTYIYRPGPVAASFVLPVTDRATALLIRQYRHPTGKFLLEIPAGKVDPGETPLEAARRELLEEVGAAAKRFLSLPPFHPQPSFTAVVFHPFLALQAEVVARPALEDGELLETVELPLPDIYRLLEAGEIQDASTALTLFYARPYLKAEGLL